One segment of Dehalococcoidales bacterium DNA contains the following:
- a CDS encoding DUF115 domain-containing protein produces the protein MKLNEWAGMQEDIGLIGVLDTLCNEQGRINAILHSNVTVKGELENWLNNFAYNIRKFERKNKWLPPDAIKGSAIVVGAGPSITDEQIMVLRNYPGTIICTNKSLKRCYAHHVAPKFVTVVHPTDEILPHFAHQVVRDNLYMSNVVLSTMTHPSVTDEILAHADPDKVFWYNPSTSDMFVENIDKTISLLSNRGTIDTGGNVGIFSMLLAYQWGANPVGILGLEHCHGPGSWAMWTNEQSDGYEWHYAPEDDMLYCITPMFKSYLHGMMQWYSDVRELRPDFDVINLTKMGVMYTRRRPERTKDGMPYMDVKDFVARYS, from the coding sequence ATGAAGCTCAATGAATGGGCCGGTATGCAGGAAGACATTGGCCTGATAGGCGTGCTGGACACCTTATGCAATGAGCAGGGGCGTATCAATGCCATCCTGCACTCCAACGTGACGGTGAAGGGTGAGCTGGAGAACTGGCTCAATAATTTTGCGTACAACATCCGTAAGTTCGAGAGAAAGAACAAGTGGCTGCCACCTGATGCCATAAAAGGCTCTGCGATAGTCGTCGGTGCCGGTCCATCCATAACAGATGAGCAGATAATGGTTCTAAGGAACTATCCAGGTACCATAATCTGCACCAACAAGTCCTTGAAGCGCTGCTATGCTCATCATGTCGCTCCCAAATTCGTGACGGTCGTGCACCCGACCGATGAGATACTTCCTCACTTCGCTCACCAAGTTGTCCGGGACAATCTCTACATGTCCAATGTGGTGCTCTCCACCATGACCCATCCGTCAGTGACGGACGAAATACTGGCCCACGCGGACCCTGACAAGGTGTTCTGGTACAATCCGTCGACCAGTGACATGTTCGTGGAGAACATCGACAAGACCATTAGCTTGCTTTCCAACAGGGGCACCATCGACACCGGGGGGAACGTGGGCATATTCTCCATGCTCTTGGCGTACCAATGGGGTGCGAACCCCGTGGGCATCCTCGGCCTGGAGCACTGCCATGGACCGGGCTCCTGGGCCATGTGGACCAATGAGCAGTCGGATGGCTACGAGTGGCACTACGCGCCTGAGGACGACATGCTGTACTGCATTACTCCCATGTTCAAGTCCTACCTCCACGGCATGATGCAGTGGTACAGTGACGTTAGAGAACTGAGACCGGACTTCGACGTCATCAACCTCACCAAGATGGGGGTTATGTACACCAGGAGACGACCGGAG